Proteins encoded in a region of the Frondihabitans sp. 762G35 genome:
- a CDS encoding ABC transporter permease has protein sequence MARHNLGTVVSFEVTRTLTKRRFWIATLIVPVIIGIVVALVAGSSSSTDNIVSSQKNARFTFSYTDASGVIDPAVVSAVGGTKAADADAAIAAVKKGTLDAFFAYPADPAKQATKVYGVDKGIFDNGKYSSVATQILTASAEAKVGDARLTTLVKGDAPVDAVAYGAGGRVSGGIGSVIPPLLFLAIFYVVILMLGNQMLTSTLEEKENRVTEMILTTLNPTTLILGKVISLFIVGLVQMIVFALPVVIGYLFFRSSLNLPALDLANLQIDPFQMAVGALLLIGGFTLFTGTLVAVGAIMPTAKEAGQIFGVMMALIFIPFYTVTLIVSDPGSLIVQVFTWFPYSAPVTAMLRNGFGSLSAPEAIGVIVEQFVLGIIVLQIAVRLFRYGSIEYSKKVSLRTILPSRRVAEAPVR, from the coding sequence ATGGCACGGCACAACCTGGGCACGGTGGTCTCCTTCGAGGTGACGCGCACCCTGACGAAGCGGCGATTCTGGATCGCGACCCTCATCGTCCCGGTGATCATCGGCATCGTCGTCGCCCTCGTCGCCGGGTCGAGCTCCTCGACCGACAACATCGTCAGCTCGCAGAAGAACGCCCGCTTCACGTTCTCGTACACGGACGCCAGCGGCGTGATCGACCCCGCCGTCGTCTCGGCCGTGGGCGGGACGAAGGCGGCCGACGCCGACGCCGCGATCGCCGCCGTGAAGAAGGGGACGCTCGACGCCTTCTTCGCCTACCCCGCGGATCCCGCCAAGCAGGCCACGAAGGTCTACGGCGTCGACAAGGGGATCTTCGACAACGGGAAGTACTCCTCGGTCGCCACGCAGATCCTCACTGCGAGCGCGGAGGCGAAGGTCGGCGACGCGCGCCTGACGACGCTCGTGAAGGGCGACGCGCCCGTCGACGCGGTCGCGTACGGAGCGGGAGGCCGCGTGTCGGGTGGGATCGGGAGCGTCATCCCGCCGCTGCTGTTCCTCGCGATCTTCTACGTCGTCATCCTGATGCTGGGCAACCAGATGCTCACCTCGACGCTGGAGGAGAAGGAGAACCGGGTCACGGAGATGATCCTCACCACCCTCAACCCCACGACGCTCATCCTCGGCAAGGTGATCTCGCTCTTCATCGTCGGCCTCGTGCAGATGATCGTCTTCGCGCTGCCCGTCGTGATCGGCTACCTGTTCTTCCGCAGCTCGCTCAACCTGCCGGCCCTCGACCTGGCCAACCTGCAGATCGACCCGTTCCAGATGGCCGTCGGAGCACTCCTGCTCATCGGCGGATTCACCCTCTTCACCGGCACCCTCGTCGCCGTCGGGGCGATCATGCCGACCGCCAAAGAGGCCGGCCAGATCTTCGGCGTCATGATGGCGCTCATCTTCATCCCGTTCTACACGGTGACCCTCATCGTCTCCGACCCGGGCTCGCTGATCGTGCAGGTCTTCACCTGGTTCCCCTACTCGGCGCCGGTCACCGCCATGCTGCGGAACGGCTTCGGCTCGCTGTCGGCGCCCGAGGCGATCGGGGTGATCGTGGAGCAGTTCGTGCTCGGGATCATCGTGCTGCAGATCGCCGTCCGGCTGTTCCGCTACGGGTCGATCGAGTACTCCAAGAAGGTGTCGCTGCGGACGATCCTGCCGTCGCGGCGCGTGGCCGAGGCGCCCGTCCGCTGA
- a CDS encoding DUF6314 family protein: MEPLDLDDPAALLGTWRLERQILDDRADGEARRMLVDGHARFVAYVPGLIEWREEGVLHHPAGDLPVSATRFLRREGSLWHVEFADGRPFHDWVPGTEVVHGCEPDVYVGLVSAADDSGWGMRWAATGPAKSAVIVSRYRRGGPAAG, translated from the coding sequence GTGGAACCCCTCGACCTCGACGACCCGGCCGCCCTCCTCGGCACATGGCGCCTCGAGCGACAGATCCTCGACGATCGCGCCGACGGCGAGGCCCGCAGGATGCTCGTCGACGGCCACGCCCGCTTCGTCGCGTACGTCCCCGGGCTCATCGAGTGGCGCGAGGAGGGCGTGCTGCACCACCCGGCCGGTGACCTCCCGGTCTCCGCGACCCGGTTCCTCCGCCGCGAGGGCTCCCTGTGGCACGTGGAGTTCGCCGACGGGCGACCCTTCCACGACTGGGTGCCGGGCACCGAGGTCGTGCACGGGTGCGAGCCGGACGTCTACGTCGGGCTCGTGTCGGCCGCGGACGACTCGGGCTGGGGAATGCGCTGGGCGGCCACGGGGCCGGCGAAGAGCGCCGTCATCGTGAGCCGGTACCGGCGGGGCGGTCCGGCTGCCGGCTAG
- a CDS encoding saccharopine dehydrogenase family protein: MRILIIGAGGVGSAAVRIAVRRDFFDALVVADYDPARPTALVAAVGDPRLVAAQVDASSAESVAALIREHEVTHVLNAVDPRFVMPIFDGAFAAGATYLDMAMSLSKPHPTAPHEETGVKLGDEQFAAASAWEEAGALALVGIGVEPGLSDVFARYAEDELFSEIDELGVRDGANLVVEGYDFAPSFSIWTTIEECLNPPVVYEKDRGWYTTAPFSEPEVFDFPEGIGPVECVNVEHEEVLLMPRWTSAKRVTFKYGLGNEFIEVLKTLHMLGLDSTVPINVKGQQVSPRDVVAAALPDPATLGDRMSGKTCAGVWVTGKGKDGQPRSTYLYHVVDNEQTMAEYESQAVVWQTAINPVIALELLATGVWSGKGVLGPEAFPAGPFLSLLGGAAPAGYGSPWGMEEKAL, from the coding sequence ATGAGGATCCTCATCATCGGCGCCGGCGGCGTCGGCTCCGCCGCCGTGCGCATCGCTGTCCGACGCGACTTCTTCGACGCCCTCGTCGTCGCCGACTACGACCCGGCGAGGCCGACCGCGCTCGTCGCGGCAGTGGGCGACCCGCGGCTCGTCGCGGCCCAGGTCGACGCGTCCTCGGCGGAATCCGTGGCCGCCCTCATCCGGGAGCACGAGGTCACCCACGTGCTCAACGCCGTCGACCCGCGATTCGTGATGCCGATCTTCGACGGCGCGTTCGCGGCCGGTGCCACCTACCTCGACATGGCGATGAGCCTGTCGAAACCGCACCCCACCGCCCCCCACGAGGAGACCGGCGTCAAGCTGGGCGACGAGCAGTTCGCCGCCGCCTCCGCGTGGGAGGAGGCCGGAGCGCTGGCGCTCGTCGGCATCGGAGTCGAGCCCGGTCTCTCCGACGTGTTCGCCCGCTACGCGGAGGACGAGCTGTTCAGCGAGATCGACGAGCTCGGCGTCCGCGACGGCGCCAACCTCGTCGTCGAGGGCTACGACTTCGCACCGTCCTTCTCCATCTGGACGACCATCGAGGAGTGCCTCAACCCGCCCGTCGTCTACGAGAAGGACCGCGGCTGGTACACCACCGCGCCGTTCTCCGAGCCCGAGGTGTTCGACTTCCCCGAGGGCATCGGCCCGGTCGAGTGCGTCAACGTCGAGCACGAGGAGGTCCTCCTCATGCCGCGGTGGACCTCCGCCAAGCGCGTCACCTTCAAGTACGGCCTGGGCAACGAGTTCATCGAGGTGCTGAAGACGCTCCACATGCTCGGCCTCGACAGCACCGTGCCGATCAACGTGAAGGGGCAGCAGGTCTCCCCCCGCGACGTGGTCGCCGCCGCGCTGCCCGACCCCGCCACCCTGGGCGACCGCATGAGCGGGAAGACCTGCGCCGGCGTCTGGGTCACCGGGAAGGGCAAGGACGGTCAGCCGCGCTCCACGTACCTCTACCACGTGGTCGACAACGAGCAGACGATGGCCGAGTACGAGTCGCAGGCCGTCGTCTGGCAGACCGCGATCAACCCCGTCATCGCGCTGGAGCTGCTCGCCACCGGGGTGTGGTCGGGCAAGGGTGTTCTGGGGCCGGAGGCGTTCCCCGCCGGACCGTTCCTGTCGCTGCTCGGCGGAGCCGCCCCCGCGGGGTACGGCTCGCCGTGGGGCATGGAGGAGAAGGCGCTCTAG
- a CDS encoding APC family permease, translated as MTATTPTPTTQSVDTKGLKGGSLGLVSSIVVGVASTAPAYSLAASLGFIVIGGASFAGVHAPGIILLAFIPMYLIAVAYQELNKAEPDCGTTFTWASRAFGPITGWMGGWGIIVADVIVMANLAQIAGSYSFTFVGSFGLPAVAALSSNVVATTLAGVAWIAIMTWICYRGIEISARLQYFLLAFEVVILIAFAVFALVKVYSGNAESYSLIPSWDWFNPFGLDPAKTIAPAMLTAIFIYWGWDTAVSVNEETKDPEKTPGRAAVISTLLLLVTYALVAVATIAFAGVGEKGIGLANPDNAGDVFSAIGPALFGGGAVGSVLMALLGFSILTSASASTQTTILPTARTSLSMAVYKALPAKFARIHPKYLTPTWSTIGMGIVSVAFFLIFTAISVNLLNALIGSIGLMIAFYYGLTGFACVWYYRKTLFTSARNLVMRGIFPLVGGVMLLAVFVYGAVQFAAPDWLTDDAGNNVTIFGVGAEFVVGIGGLLIGAVIMVVWWIVKPDFFRGRTLVKRADYVLAPGEGVVANFGLPDSGYFPTVVSPDLSNLPTGAVAINTKTGRRVRGDRHTGPAADTTETPTTPDESK; from the coding sequence ATGACCGCAACGACGCCCACCCCGACGACGCAGTCTGTCGACACCAAGGGACTGAAGGGGGGTTCCCTCGGGCTCGTGTCGAGCATCGTCGTGGGTGTCGCCTCCACGGCCCCCGCCTACAGCCTGGCCGCGAGCCTCGGCTTCATCGTCATCGGCGGAGCCTCGTTCGCGGGCGTCCACGCCCCCGGCATCATCCTGCTGGCGTTCATCCCGATGTACCTCATCGCCGTCGCGTACCAGGAGCTCAACAAGGCCGAACCCGACTGCGGCACCACGTTCACCTGGGCGAGCCGGGCCTTCGGGCCGATCACCGGCTGGATGGGCGGCTGGGGGATCATCGTCGCCGACGTCATCGTCATGGCGAACCTGGCGCAGATCGCCGGGTCCTACTCGTTCACGTTCGTCGGGAGCTTCGGCCTCCCGGCCGTCGCGGCGCTGTCGTCCAACGTGGTCGCCACGACGCTCGCAGGAGTCGCGTGGATCGCCATCATGACCTGGATCTGCTACCGGGGCATCGAGATCTCGGCCCGCCTGCAGTACTTCCTGCTCGCGTTCGAGGTCGTCATCCTCATCGCCTTCGCCGTCTTCGCGCTGGTGAAGGTCTACTCGGGCAACGCGGAGTCGTACTCCCTCATCCCCTCGTGGGACTGGTTCAACCCCTTCGGCCTCGACCCGGCCAAGACCATCGCGCCCGCCATGCTCACCGCCATCTTTATCTACTGGGGCTGGGACACCGCGGTCTCGGTCAACGAGGAGACCAAGGACCCGGAGAAGACCCCCGGCCGCGCCGCGGTCATCTCCACGCTGCTCCTGCTGGTCACGTACGCCCTGGTCGCCGTCGCCACCATCGCCTTCGCCGGCGTCGGCGAGAAGGGCATCGGTCTGGCGAACCCGGACAACGCCGGAGACGTGTTCTCCGCCATCGGCCCGGCCCTCTTCGGCGGCGGCGCGGTCGGCTCCGTCCTGATGGCGCTGCTCGGCTTCTCGATCCTCACGTCGGCGTCCGCCTCGACGCAGACGACGATCCTGCCGACCGCCCGGACCTCGCTCTCGATGGCCGTCTACAAGGCGCTGCCCGCGAAGTTCGCCCGGATCCACCCGAAGTACCTCACCCCGACCTGGTCGACGATCGGCATGGGGATCGTGTCCGTCGCGTTCTTCCTGATCTTCACGGCGATCAGCGTCAACCTGCTCAACGCCCTCATCGGCTCCATCGGCCTCATGATCGCGTTCTACTACGGCCTCACCGGCTTCGCGTGCGTCTGGTACTACCGCAAGACGCTCTTCACCTCGGCCCGCAACCTCGTCATGCGGGGGATCTTCCCGCTGGTCGGCGGCGTGATGCTCCTCGCGGTCTTCGTCTACGGCGCCGTGCAGTTCGCGGCTCCGGACTGGCTCACGGACGATGCGGGCAACAACGTGACGATCTTCGGCGTCGGCGCGGAGTTCGTCGTCGGGATCGGCGGTCTGCTGATCGGTGCCGTGATCATGGTCGTCTGGTGGATCGTGAAGCCCGACTTCTTCCGCGGCCGGACCCTGGTGAAGCGGGCCGACTACGTGCTCGCACCGGGCGAGGGCGTCGTCGCGAACTTCGGACTCCCCGACTCCGGGTACTTCCCCACCGTGGTCTCGCCCGACCTGTCGAACCTGCCCACGGGCGCCGTCGCGATCAACACCAAGACCGGGCGCCGCGTCCGGGGCGACCGCCACACGGGCCCCGCCGCGGACACCACCGAGACCCCCACCACCCCCGACGAAAGCAAGTAG
- a CDS encoding LLM class flavin-dependent oxidoreductase yields MTDQPAVHPPFPIELGLDTFGDVTEPVSGTPLGVAPLTHAQSIRNLVDQAVLADEIGLDFIGVGEHHRVDFAVSAPEVVLGAIAARTENIRMGSAVTVLSSDDPVRVYERFATVDALANGRAEVILGRGSFTESFPLFGLDLGDYEALFEEKIELFAELLKDAPVTWKGTKRGSLTDQWVYPRPESGSLKTWVGVGGSPQSVIRAAHYGFPLFLAIIGGRPAQFEPYADLYRRALGEFGNPLQPIAMHSPGFVAATDEEALEILYPYQEAQTNQLGRERGWPPYSREQFLASAGPEGALYAGSPETVARKIARNLTLLGASRFDMRYSMGLLPHEHMMKSIGLYGREVAPMVRELMAAETAPVTV; encoded by the coding sequence ATGACCGACCAGCCCGCAGTCCACCCGCCCTTCCCGATCGAGCTCGGCCTCGACACGTTCGGAGACGTCACCGAGCCGGTGAGCGGGACGCCGCTCGGCGTCGCGCCGCTCACGCACGCGCAGTCGATCCGGAACCTCGTCGACCAGGCCGTCCTCGCCGACGAGATCGGCCTCGACTTCATCGGCGTCGGCGAGCACCACCGCGTCGACTTCGCCGTCTCGGCCCCGGAGGTCGTGCTCGGCGCGATCGCCGCGCGCACGGAGAACATCCGGATGGGTTCGGCCGTGACGGTCCTCAGCTCCGACGACCCGGTCCGGGTCTACGAGCGATTCGCGACCGTCGACGCTCTCGCCAACGGGCGCGCCGAGGTCATCCTCGGCCGCGGCTCGTTCACCGAGTCGTTCCCGCTCTTCGGCCTCGACCTCGGCGACTACGAGGCCCTCTTCGAGGAGAAGATCGAGCTCTTCGCCGAACTCCTGAAGGACGCCCCCGTCACCTGGAAGGGCACGAAGCGCGGCTCGCTGACCGACCAGTGGGTCTACCCGCGGCCGGAGTCCGGCTCCCTGAAGACCTGGGTGGGCGTGGGCGGGTCGCCGCAGTCGGTCATCCGCGCGGCGCACTACGGATTCCCGCTCTTCCTCGCCATCATCGGCGGGCGCCCCGCGCAGTTCGAGCCGTACGCCGACCTGTACCGTCGGGCGCTGGGCGAGTTCGGCAACCCGCTCCAGCCGATCGCGATGCACTCCCCCGGTTTCGTCGCAGCCACCGACGAGGAGGCCCTGGAGATCCTGTACCCGTATCAGGAGGCGCAGACCAACCAGCTCGGTCGCGAGCGCGGCTGGCCGCCCTACTCGCGCGAGCAGTTCCTCGCCAGCGCCGGTCCCGAGGGCGCCCTCTACGCCGGCTCCCCCGAGACGGTGGCCCGGAAGATCGCCCGGAACCTCACCCTGCTCGGGGCGTCGCGCTTCGACATGCGCTACAGCATGGGTCTCCTGCCCCACGAGCACATGATGAAGAGCATCGGCCTCTATGGGCGCGAGGTCGCCCCGATGGTGCGTGAGCTGATGGCGGCCGAGACGGCCCCCGTCACCGTCTGA
- a CDS encoding cytochrome c oxidase assembly protein, with the protein MPRLTRLAGPALLVLAAFLSLLAALALGGAAAPLPLADPGAVVRFGLPIATLLVDLGAALTIGTLALASFALAPDRPEWGRALDLASGAAAFWTIASCATGFFTFLSVANVRVTLDDTFGQSLAFFLTGTDLGLAWLVSTLIAAAVTVLCFAVRNVTLVLLVTLLAGGALVPIAQQGHAAGASSHVQAVTALAVHILAAAVWLGGLLAVVLLRPALERGRVGVVLSRYSTLALVCFTAVAVSGVVSAQIRIGSWSELGSPYGLLVVVKSVALLLLGLFGVVHRRVLIARVQNRLEAQRAPFGWFVAAELAVLGVASGVAAALGRTETPVAQSVLSDTAALTPAEVLTTAKLPPEFTPVRWLSTANVDLPWLLLSAFLVSVYVVGVVRLRRRGEAWPTRRVVSWVLGVLVLAWATSGAPDVYERYLMSTHLLVLALVLFVVPLLLVPAAPWTLALLAVGKRTDGSRGAREWALLVVQSRFAALLSHPVAGAALVALSVWAWTSTPLQRWAVESYAGHTVFVLESVLVGWLFVASLVGRDPVPLRAGTGVRFGLLGLVAAVTAIVATILATSSALRLAAWYGALGRTWGPPPLVDQQIGGVVLGVVGLVVCAALAVGVLREGGTSSLGEGRGVLREGRGVRR; encoded by the coding sequence GTGCCCCGACTCACGCGCCTCGCCGGACCGGCGCTCCTCGTGCTCGCGGCGTTCCTCAGCCTCCTGGCCGCCCTGGCGCTCGGTGGGGCCGCGGCCCCGCTTCCCCTGGCCGACCCCGGCGCCGTCGTGCGCTTCGGCCTCCCGATCGCGACGCTCCTCGTCGACCTGGGTGCGGCCCTCACGATCGGGACCCTCGCGCTCGCTTCGTTCGCGCTGGCGCCCGATCGGCCCGAATGGGGTCGAGCCCTCGATCTGGCGTCGGGAGCGGCCGCGTTCTGGACCATCGCCTCCTGCGCGACCGGCTTCTTCACCTTCCTCAGCGTGGCGAACGTCCGCGTCACGCTCGACGACACCTTCGGCCAGTCGCTGGCGTTCTTCCTGACCGGCACCGACCTCGGGCTGGCCTGGCTCGTGTCGACGCTCATCGCCGCCGCGGTCACCGTGCTCTGTTTCGCGGTCCGGAACGTCACGCTCGTCCTCCTGGTGACGCTCCTCGCGGGCGGTGCCCTCGTGCCGATCGCACAGCAGGGTCACGCCGCCGGGGCGAGTTCGCACGTGCAGGCCGTCACCGCTCTGGCCGTGCACATCCTGGCCGCTGCCGTGTGGCTCGGCGGTCTGCTGGCCGTCGTCCTGCTCCGGCCCGCGCTCGAGCGGGGTCGGGTCGGCGTCGTCCTGTCGCGCTACTCGACCCTCGCGCTCGTCTGTTTCACGGCGGTGGCGGTGTCGGGCGTGGTCAGCGCGCAGATCCGGATCGGCTCGTGGTCGGAGCTCGGCTCGCCCTACGGACTCCTCGTCGTCGTGAAGTCGGTCGCGCTGCTCCTGCTGGGGCTCTTCGGGGTCGTCCACCGGCGGGTGCTCATCGCGCGCGTCCAGAACCGCCTGGAGGCGCAGCGGGCGCCGTTCGGGTGGTTCGTGGCCGCCGAGCTCGCCGTCCTCGGTGTCGCGTCGGGAGTCGCGGCGGCCCTGGGGCGGACGGAGACGCCCGTCGCGCAGTCGGTCCTGAGCGACACGGCGGCGCTGACGCCGGCGGAGGTCCTCACGACGGCGAAGCTCCCGCCCGAGTTCACGCCGGTCCGGTGGCTCTCGACCGCGAACGTCGATCTGCCGTGGCTCCTGCTGTCGGCGTTCCTCGTGAGCGTGTACGTCGTCGGGGTCGTCCGCCTGCGGCGTCGCGGTGAGGCCTGGCCCACGCGCCGCGTCGTGAGCTGGGTGCTCGGCGTCCTCGTGCTGGCCTGGGCGACGAGCGGGGCGCCCGACGTCTACGAGCGCTACCTGATGAGCACGCACCTGCTCGTGCTGGCGCTGGTCCTCTTCGTGGTGCCCCTGCTCCTGGTGCCGGCGGCTCCGTGGACTCTCGCCCTGCTCGCCGTCGGGAAGCGCACCGACGGCAGCCGAGGCGCCCGGGAGTGGGCACTTCTGGTCGTGCAGTCGCGCTTCGCCGCGCTGCTCTCGCACCCGGTGGCAGGAGCCGCCCTGGTCGCCCTGTCCGTCTGGGCCTGGACCTCGACGCCCCTCCAGCGCTGGGCCGTCGAGAGCTACGCCGGGCACACGGTGTTCGTGCTCGAGAGCGTCCTCGTGGGCTGGCTCTTCGTGGCGTCGCTGGTGGGTCGCGACCCGGTGCCCCTCCGTGCGGGGACAGGCGTCCGCTTCGGCCTCCTGGGCCTCGTCGCGGCGGTCACCGCGATCGTGGCGACCATCCTCGCGACGTCGTCGGCCCTGCGACTCGCCGCCTGGTACGGGGCGCTGGGCCGGACGTGGGGCCCGCCCCCACTCGTCGACCAGCAGATCGGCGGGGTCGTGCTCGGCGTGGTCGGTCTGGTCGTCTGCGCCGCCCTCGCGGTCGGCGTGCTGCGCGAGGGCGGCACCAGCAGCCTCGGCGAGGGCCGCGGCGTCCTCCGCGAGGGCCGCGGCGTCAGACGGTGA
- a CDS encoding HU family DNA-binding protein yields the protein MADKSLNRTELVAAVASESGQSQAAVSGVVDALFSVVSKSVADGTKVTIPGWIAFEKTHRAARTGRNPQTGEALEIAASDSVKVSAGSKLKAAVK from the coding sequence ATGGCTGACAAGTCACTGAACCGCACCGAGCTCGTCGCAGCTGTCGCTTCCGAGTCCGGCCAGAGCCAGGCCGCCGTCAGCGGCGTCGTCGACGCGCTCTTCTCCGTCGTCTCCAAGTCGGTCGCCGACGGCACCAAGGTGACCATCCCGGGCTGGATCGCGTTCGAGAAGACGCACCGCGCCGCTCGTACCGGCCGCAACCCGCAGACGGGTGAGGCGCTCGAGATCGCCGCCAGCGACAGCGTCAAGGTCAGCGCCGGCAGCAAGCTCAAGGCTGCCGTCAAGTAG
- the rpsN gene encoding 30S ribosomal protein S14 yields the protein MAKKSMVAKNNQRKEIVARYAAKRLELKKALIDPNGTDESREAARVGLQKLPRNASPVRVRGRDAIDGRPRGYLNEFGVSRVRFRDMAHRGELPGITKSSW from the coding sequence ATGGCAAAGAAGAGCATGGTTGCCAAGAACAACCAGCGCAAGGAGATCGTCGCGCGCTACGCCGCGAAGCGTCTCGAGCTCAAGAAGGCGCTCATCGACCCGAACGGGACCGACGAGAGCCGCGAGGCCGCCCGCGTCGGCCTCCAGAAGCTCCCCCGCAACGCCTCGCCGGTCCGCGTCCGCGGTCGCGACGCGATCGACGGCCGTCCCCGCGGTTACCTCAACGAGTTCGGTGTCAGCCGTGTCCGCTTCCGCGACATGGCTCACCGTGGCGAATTGCCGGGCATCACGAAGTCTTCCTGGTAG
- the rpmG gene encoding 50S ribosomal protein L33: MAKSQDVRPIIKLRSTAGTGFTYVTKKNRRNNPDRLVLKKYDPIIRKHVEFREER, encoded by the coding sequence ATGGCGAAGAGCCAGGACGTTCGTCCGATCATCAAGCTCCGCTCGACCGCGGGCACCGGGTTCACGTACGTGACCAAGAAGAACCGTCGTAACAACCCCGACCGTCTCGTGCTCAAGAAGTACGACCCGATCATCCGCAAGCACGTCGAATTCCGCGAGGAGCGCTAA
- the rpmB gene encoding 50S ribosomal protein L28 has product MAATCQVTGAVPGFGHNISHSHRRTKRRFDPNVQKKTYYVPSLRRNVTLTLSAKGIKVIDARGIERVVKDILARGEKI; this is encoded by the coding sequence ATGGCAGCAACCTGCCAGGTGACCGGAGCCGTTCCCGGCTTCGGACACAACATCTCGCACTCGCACCGACGCACCAAGCGTCGTTTCGATCCGAACGTCCAGAAGAAGACCTACTACGTGCCTTCGCTGCGCCGTAACGTGACCCTGACGCTCAGCGCCAAGGGCATCAAGGTCATCGACGCACGCGGCATCGAGCGCGTCGTCAAGGACATCCTTGCTCGTGGGGAGAAAATCTAA
- a CDS encoding Fur family transcriptional regulator, which translates to MKRNTWQREAVRTALSSSEAFVSAQVLHSHLRDAGSSIGLATVYRALSSLESEGEADTLQQDGESLYRACTPGTHHHHLICRTCGTTVEISADPVESWAQRVAAENGFTEAHHVVDVFGTCAACAAASA; encoded by the coding sequence GTGAAGCGCAACACCTGGCAGCGGGAGGCGGTCCGCACGGCCCTGTCGTCGTCCGAGGCGTTCGTCAGCGCGCAGGTGCTGCACTCGCACCTGCGCGACGCCGGCTCGTCGATCGGCCTCGCGACCGTGTACCGGGCGCTGTCGTCGCTCGAATCGGAGGGGGAGGCGGACACCCTCCAGCAGGACGGCGAGAGCCTCTACCGTGCCTGCACCCCCGGGACGCACCACCACCACCTCATCTGCCGGACCTGCGGCACGACGGTCGAGATCTCGGCCGATCCGGTGGAGTCGTGGGCTCAGCGCGTCGCCGCCGAGAACGGCTTCACGGAGGCGCACCACGTGGTCGACGTGTTCGGCACCTGTGCCGCGTGTGCGGCGGCGTCAGCCTGA
- a CDS encoding metal ABC transporter permease, whose translation MIDVALATSLTDLGSVFSHILSFQNFGELVVLVRNSIFAGALLGIVGGLIGPFVITRNLPFAVHGISELSFAGASIALLIGVNVVTGSLVGSVVAALLIGLLGNRARERNSIIAVLMPFGLGLGILALALYQGRAANKFGLLTGQIVSVDNPQLGALLVISLVVIVTLLVVWRPLTFASVDPDVAAAAGIPVRTLSLVFMLVLGLSVAVSVQIVGALLVLSLLVTPAAAALRLTVSPLWVPVLSCAFALVSVVGGILLALGGGLPISPYVTTISFTIWLVCRILGGRREKRGLARARAREVRLAPSASEVSS comes from the coding sequence ATGATCGACGTCGCCCTCGCGACCTCGCTGACCGATCTCGGCAGCGTGTTCTCGCACATCCTGTCGTTCCAGAACTTCGGCGAGCTCGTCGTCCTCGTGCGCAACTCGATCTTCGCGGGCGCCCTGCTCGGCATCGTCGGCGGGCTGATCGGGCCGTTCGTGATCACGCGCAACCTCCCCTTCGCCGTGCACGGCATCAGCGAGCTCTCGTTCGCCGGAGCCTCGATCGCCCTGCTCATCGGAGTGAACGTCGTCACGGGGTCGCTCGTGGGGAGCGTCGTCGCCGCGCTGCTCATCGGGCTGCTCGGCAACCGGGCGCGCGAGCGCAACTCGATCATCGCCGTGCTGATGCCCTTCGGGCTCGGGCTGGGCATCCTGGCGCTCGCCCTCTACCAGGGGCGCGCCGCCAACAAGTTCGGGCTGCTGACCGGACAGATCGTCTCCGTCGACAACCCGCAGCTCGGGGCCCTCCTCGTCATCTCGCTCGTCGTCATCGTGACGCTGCTCGTCGTCTGGCGTCCACTGACCTTCGCGAGCGTCGACCCGGACGTCGCGGCCGCGGCCGGCATCCCCGTGCGGACGCTCTCCCTCGTCTTCATGCTCGTCCTGGGTCTCTCCGTCGCGGTGAGCGTACAGATCGTCGGCGCCCTCCTCGTGCTGTCGCTGCTCGTCACGCCGGCCGCCGCCGCGCTCCGGCTCACGGTGTCGCCGCTCTGGGTGCCCGTCCTGAGCTGCGCGTTCGCCCTCGTGTCGGTCGTGGGGGGCATCCTGCTCGCCCTCGGTGGCGGCCTGCCGATCTCGCCGTACGTCACAACGATCTCGTTCACGATCTGGCTGGTCTGCAGGATCCTCGGCGGACGCCGCGAGAAGCGCGGCCTCGCCCGGGCCCGCGCCCGCGAGGTACGGTTGGCGCCGTCGGCATCGGAGGTCTCGTCGTGA